A single Perognathus longimembris pacificus isolate PPM17 chromosome 17, ASM2315922v1, whole genome shotgun sequence DNA region contains:
- the Wnt3 gene encoding proto-oncogene Wnt-3 has translation MEPHLLGLLVGLLLGGTRVLAGYPIWWSLALGQQYTSLGSQPLLCGSIPGLVPKQLRFCRNYIEIMPSVAEGVKLGIQECQHQFRGRRWNCTTIDDSLAIFGPVLDKATRESAFVHAIASAGVAFAVTRSCAEGTSTICGCDSHHKGPPGEGWKWGGCSEDADFGVLVSREFADARENRPDARSAMNKHNNEAGRTTILDHMHLKCKCHGLSGSCEVKTCWWAQPDFRAIGDFLKDKYDSASEMVVEKHRESRGWVETLRAKYALFKPPTERDLVYYENSPNFCEPNPETGSFGTRDRTCNVTSHGIDGCDLLCCGRGHNTRTEKRKEKCHCIFHWCCYVSCQECIRIYDVHTCK, from the exons GTCCCTGGCCCTGGGCCAGCAGTACACATCTCTGGGCTCACAGCCCCTGCTCTGCGGCTCCATCCCAGGCCTGGTCCCCAAGCAACTTCGCTTCTGCCGCAATTACATAGAGATCATGCCCAGTGTGGCGGAGGGGGTGAAGCTGGGCATCCAGGAGTGCCAGCACCAGTTCCGGGGACGCCGCTGGAACTGCACCACCATCGATGACAGCCTGGCCATCTTTGGGCCCGTCCTGGACAAAG CCACGCGAGAGTCGGCTTTCGTGCATGCCATTGCCTCGGCGGGCGTGGCCTTCGCCGTCACCCGCTCCTGCGCAGAGGGGACCTCCACCATCTGTGGCTGCGACTCCCATCACAAGGGGCCCCCAGgtgaaggctggaagtggggcggCTGCAGCGAGGACGCTGACTTCGGGGTGCTGGTGTCCCGGGAATTTGCAGATGCGCGTGAAAACAGACCAGATGCACGCTCCGCCATGAATAAGCACAACAACGAGGCAGGCCGCACG ACCATCCTGGACCACATGCATCTGAAGTGTAAGTGCCACGGGCTGTCGGGCAGCTGTGAGGTGAAGACCTGCTGGTGGGCACAGCCTGACTTCCGTGCCATCGGTGACTTCCTCAAGGACAAGTACGACAGTGCCTCCGAGATGGTGGTGGAGAAGCACCGGGAGTCTAGAGGTTGGGTGGAGACTCTCCGGGCCAAGTATGCTCTCTTCAAGCCGCCCACTGAGCGGGACTTGGTCTACTATGAGAATTCCCCCAACTTCTGTGAGCCCAACCCAGAGACGGGCTCCTTCGGCACCAGGGACCGGACTTGCAATGTCACCTCCCATGGGATCGATGGCTGCGATCTGCTCTGCTGTGGCCGAGGCCACAACACGAGGACGGAGAAGCGCAAGGAGAAGTGCCACTGCATCTTCCACTGGTGCTGCTACGTCAGCTGCCAGGAATGCATTCGCATCTATGACGTGCACACCTGCAAGTAG